AGATTTAATATAAACCTCTCCTCCCACATCAGTCAAGCTGGGTTTTAATCATAATAGAAATTGGGAACTAAGTTATCTACTTTAACAATCATTATAAAAGGCTTGTAACTGGACTATTGATGTCTAGAGTTGAATTGCTCCCATTTCTAGAAACTAATGCAATCAAGCTTTTGATGTAGTGCTCTGAAAGAATTGGTGTTAAATTAGTTCAAACTCATATATACTCACGTCTGTACGAAGTGCCTTAATATTTTTGCCACCTTTTCCAATCACTGCTCCAGCATTctggaaaataattttcagaagttATGTTATGCCAACACAACACAGACTACATTTCTGAACTCAAGACTAAGAATGGTAAATCTATCTTTGCATTACTCTGTTGGCCCAGAGGGTTGAGGTAAGTGGGTACTGCTTTTGAAAGGTTCATTCTTTCATGTAAAAAATAACCAACACCTCTTAGCACTGAACTTAGAAAAGAGAAGGATAATTCagttttgaaattaatttaaattccAAATGGAAGTTTCTAGGCAATTCTCCCTGTGTTAAAGCATCTCAGACTATAGCTCTCAGAAAAATATACTGTGTGAATGTAATGTAGGTTGATGATTTCCTTAGTTTATCTGatcaactttttaaaattttttttaaggaatatgtTTGCATATTCCATTTTTGCACTCCAGATATTTCATGATAATTTCAAGTGCTAATTTTGGTTTATAAGTCTGTAACTGAATTGACTTCTCAAAGCAACATATTCTGAAAAAGGTTAAAGCCAATGTTAACAGCCACTAATTTCAAGTTTCTAACATCCACAGGAATAAAATGGCAGATAGTCAAGAATAGCAATTGCCCAATTGTATTTTTCTCGGGTTATTTCAAGTATTACTTGCGAAAGTATTGCTTTTAATATACAGATCATACGTTATGCTAACAgcacacaaaatatttttgagtgCCCCATGTAACTTGACTATTGGTCAGAATGCTATGCAGAGTTAAGATAACACTCCCCCATGCCAACACAAAAGATTGAGATACTTCAAAAAGTACAAACCACCTGGAGCAACTGGAAACACCAAAGAAAATTCACACATAGCAAATTTACTTCAACTGTTTACATTTGTCAACAAAACCACTGTAATCACTGAAGCATGACTCCTACTTCCTGTTGATAATATCACAAGTTTACTAGATCTGTTTGACAGAGTTACTAAAATCCTAAGAAAGTTCTCATCTTAACTTCCATATTTAGTCTATAGTCACTAGCTGATCATTCTCTATGCTGCTTTCTTTCCAAAGACTAATACATATAATTCCCCTCAAAACAACAGCCTTCCACTCCAATGTAAAAACACCTTAAAATTTATATTGCTCTATTTTTTCCAGCAAGTACACCTTTTCGAAAATAACTTTATTGATCCCTGGGCACTTAGCCTTTAGAAGAATCACTAAAGTTAATTCTATCACAATACACTTTCACTACCATTCATGTACACTTAAAATAATTCCTACTAAGTTAGctcaaattaaataaaacacataTTCTTTCCAAACATATCTCAAGATACACTGTCACCCATCTCAAGCAATGTTATAAGCAAAAGCAGTAAAAACATAAAAGCATACTTTGCTCTGAAGCAGGATGCGTAATTCAACCATCTCATCCGTGTTCCGAGATCTTTTGAAGGCCTGCTCTTCCTCCATATCTTCTGCAGGACGCTTGCCTGTAGAAAGGTCCATAGGGAGGAAATACAAACATTTATTTAACTTTCTCAGCCTTAATAAAATGGAATGCATGCCAAATTCATACTCTGTATTCTTAACACATTCATTCCTATCAGCCCAACACCAATTACTGATGCCTACTTTAAACATCCATAGCATGGAAACAGGTCTTTACTTCATCAGCCTACGTATCGATTAACTACTGAAAATCCATTTTAAATCTATGGACCATATTTTACATGAGAAAGTTGCAAATAGCCAGTGAGAAATTCATGACACACTGTTTATAGCAATGCAGCATCACCCACTTAATAGAGAAAAACTTTTCAGGCAAAAAGCACACACGTTGTTTGCCCAACATTGAAATGCTGGTGGAATAAAGTAGCACTTCAAGtgctgcatggaaaaaaaaaggcaaaaaaatcaacaacagtGATGTCCTAACTTCTTCACAACTTGTGCCCAGGAAGCTTTTCATGAAGCTGTTCAGAGGTATTTCACATATTTATACTCTAACATgtaaaaactgaaataaacaaATGCAGTTAATAGACATGGCTGATAATACCTCTTCAGTCTCCACAGAAGTATTACATATATTTTCAGATCCTTAAGTCATAACTTTCAGGTGCTTATCCCTTATCTAAAACATGCTAACAGAAAGATTATGCATTTACCCTTCAAAAGCACGTGTAATGATACTgtctaattaaaaatgaaataatttcatgcAGAATGCAAAACTACTGCTGACACAAACATCTGATACAGTTAAAGCACtgcaaaatatttagaaatgttGAAATGTAAAGAGGTTCTTTCTTAAAAGAAATAGCCCTTTAAAAAATTTACCATTTGTCTCTGTGTTGGTAAAGGTCTCTTCCTGTTGTTCAGTCTCCATTGCCTTTTTCTCTTAGGTGTGTAggcaaaacctgttgaagaatAAAAGAGCTGGTACATCTATTTTGTGAAAATGCAAACTATGTTGTTCTAAAGGGAAAAAAGACATGCCTGCTACTAGAACTTACCGCTATTATATAGCCTTCCAGACAAAAACCTCAAGTATTCTGGGCGGGATCAAAATCCAACAGCCTATTGCTTCAGGAGCCTATGAAAACAGCATATATCAGTTGTGACTCTGCTCAGATACAGCTCTAATCCTCACCACATTCAAAAACCAGAGGTTTAACCCCAGCTTTTGCTGCTAAGCTTTTCTCTATAAAAGAGAAAGCATACCCAAACCAAATATACCACTAAGAAGCAACAAAAGACAAGTCTGTAAACTTAGAGATAAACAATTACTGACTTACAGTTCCCAGGCACATGCTAGTTTAAAGAAACCACATttactaaaaattattttcagttatttaaagTGAACATGTATTCAGCTTCAAATTTCCACATGTTATACAATACGCACCTTGGATTTACTTTTCAAAGGACACCACATAATCTACTCTTGCTGTTCagttctaaacaatctaaactcAGAAAGTCCTGTTATGGTAATTGTCAGCATTAGTTTTATAAACTCTCTACCTATGTAGCAGCAGGCATTTTAGCGTGCCTTCCACTCAATTACAATAGATCAATAAAAGATAAGTTACAACTTCTAGTTacacaggacaaaaaaaatttcaaaattccACTCTCTGTAGTTACATGCAATCCTTTGCCCACACAATTAAGAACCTCAAAAGCAGCTGAACTTCACCACGATTTTGTGAAATAGGTATTCTGTGACCTGCTTTTGTTAAGTTGATCTCAGAGTATTAGTAAGTCTCATCAGAAAGTAGTCTGGACAAAACAAATTGTGCCACTTATTATCTTTAAAAATGTGCTTCTACAGATAACACAGCGAAACAACCATACATTCCTTCCTTGTATTTTATTAATTCCCCCTACCTCAATAAATGCTAGCCACTCATCCTGGTATGCACGAAGGAAAAAAATGCGGTGCATCTAACTTTATAAACATACTCTCAGCCAGCTACTAATTTGTAATTGTTGTCGTACAGGCCTACAGCCAGCACTGCCTTCCCTGCACACACTGCTATTTCCAGGCATTTAAAGTGAGCTAACGGACACACAGATGACACCAAAATCTCAGCAAGACTTTGCCAAAACTCTTATGCAGGGGAAAGTAGGGAGGGGCCGGATAGATTTTCACATGGTTTAAATAGCCCTTTTGGAGCCGTTACTCTATTTCCAACTACTCCAGGAATTCTAGAGTAGCGGGGAATGAACTGCAATATACTGCTCAGGGCCTGGTCTCCCTTAGTCGCGTGTATTTACCCTCCTAGCCAAACCTCCTCTGGTGGCGCATAGACAAGGTGCTTTCAGTTACCGCACTCTACTAGGAAAAAGTAGTTCGCGAGATTAAACTGACCAATGTTTTCATAAACACCGAAACTACAAAGCGATCACAAACACAAGGCAAAAGCTGGGAAACCACGGCGCGCCTCAGCCCCCTCCCTCCGGCGCGCAGCGGCTCTCCCCGCCACCTTCCCCCCACTCGTccagccgccgccgccaccacgACCGCTGCTGCCGCTCGCCGCGGCGCCGAGAGCCTGGCTGGCTGCCAGGAGGGGGAGCGGTGGCGTTACATAACTCCCGCAACCCCGGCCTCAGCTCCCCGGCGGCGGCGACCAGCAGAAATGGCGGCCACTGTAATGGCGCCTTCCCGCTGCTAGGCGGAGCCGGGAACGGAAAAGCCGCCACCACCACGCGGTCGCAGAGAGATTTACCCCCCTCTGCCCGCGGAGACACAAAGGAGGCGCCCGGCGGCCCACAGCCAGCGCGGCCGGCGGTGCGGGACAGCCGCGCCGCCAAACGGACTCCGCCGCGACGGCCCCCGAGAGCGGCAGGCCGTGACGCGAGGCGCTCTCCAATCGGCCCCCGGAAGCCGCCTGCGCACACGCCGCGGCCGGGAGCGCCCTGCCCTCCGCCCACCATAATGCCCGACATCTCGCCCCGGGCACAGGGTTACCAAGGGCAAGCGCAAGAAGGCGGCAGACGCTTCCCGCCCGCGGAGAGCACCCGCTAGCGCTACCAGCCTCAGCGAGCCATGGCTGGCCGGGCTACAGGGCCGCCCGCGGGGACGCTGGGCACCCTTCTCGTCTTCCCCCTCAAGGGCGGGAGAGGCCTCCGGGGCCCGCAACTGCCCGCACCCGCCTGAGGGGCTACTCCGAGCAGCAACTGCGACAGCAacatcctgctctgctccttaTGCACGCAGCGCTGACCCCATTCCATCGCCCTCCCTGTGAGAGTCCACGGGAGCCCCGGGGCGCGACGGCGGAGGGTCCCTGGGTATGAGGCCCCACGACAGAGGTGGCGCGGGCCTCTCACACCACTGTGTCATGCAGCCGCGCAGAGAGGGGCACGATAACAGCTCTGCTAGTCCCAGTAAGGCCCGGCCCGGCCTGTGTCCGTCCCCCCACCACCCAACTCCAGCGCGCGCGCAGCGCCCCCTCCTCGCCGGCCCCAGCTACGTCTCGCTGCGGGCTGCGCGTACCTGCAcccaccgccggccccgccgcgtaCAGGAGAAAAAGGGGAGCAACCGCCAACGCGCacatccaccaccaccaccaggcgATTGGCCTCGTCGCCTCCCCCTTGCGCGGACCTGCCGCCTCCCCATTGGACGAGGTCGCTGCCCGTCAAGGAATAAGGGCggcccccgctccgccccgccctcCGTGAGGGGCAGAgcgacacaggcctggctgccgGGAGAAAGGCGGCCCTAGCTGCTCTGCGCTGCCGCGGCCGGTTAGTCTTTTTACCTGTCCCGTGGGACCCGCGATGGAAGCGGTACAGGCGGCGAGGGCCGGCAGAGGAGAGCGAGACCGACCTCGGTCGTGAGAAGAGAAAATGGCGTCTGCGAAAACCCCGCCTTGTGCTCGCTAGCCGGTGCCGGGCGGACGGCGCTCTCGCGATATTTAAAACTGCGCGCGGCTCCTATTGGCTGCTGGGACGCgcggggtttttgggggggctgCGCGCGGAGAGCGGCCTCACCCTTTCCCCGGCCCGCGGTGGTGGGTGCGGGGCCGCCTCGCCGGTGCAGCCTGCTCGCCCGGTAAGTGCGGGTGGCTCAGCTTTGGGGGAGGGGCTGCGGGGTGCGACATCCGCCCCCCTTTCCCCCGAGCGTCCCCTCACCTCCCTCACTCGCCTCCGCCGCTCGCCTCTCTTCAGCGCCCGTCAGGGCCCCGGCCCGCGGAGGCAGCCCCGCGCGAGGGTCAAGGCTGCGGCTCTGTTAGTTAAGTAACTGCACAGTGTCTTCTGAGCGGCGGAGCTCTGGGGAGAGCTTACAGGCAGGGTGTTTTTTCTTTACTgcagtggaaaacaaaacaaaacaatcctgGTCTTTCTAAGCTATACTCAAGGTAGCTTTTGTGTTCCTTGTGCTCTGTAGGGAGGTTGAGCACTTTGGTCATGCTTTCTAAGGGTGAAACACGATCCAGACACAGGCAGCATAATATTTCTTCAATATTATTAACAATTATCTGGATGCAGGAGTTTAGTGCAAGTTCGCTGAtcataccaaactgggaggtgctgttgactgtCTTGAGGGACATGAGGCCTTGCAGGGGGATCTATTAGAACATTGGGCAGTCATCAATGGCATGAGATTTAACAGTAACAAATTTTtgattctgcacctgggacagAGTAATGCTGAGCACAAGTATAAATTGGGACAGGAgttgctggagagcagccctgaagaAAGAGATGTGAGGGTGCTGGTTGGCAGCTGCTCAGTAccagtcagcagtgtgtgccctgccAGCCTGGAGAGCAAACTGTATCCTGAAGGGCATCAAACACAGTGTAACCAGCTGCtcaaaagaggtgattattcTGATGTATTTAGTGTTGGTGCAGCCTTGCCTTTAGTGCTGcttgcagttctgggcaccacaatTTCAGAACATGTGACGGTCCTTGAATGCATCAAGAGGAGGGGAACAAAGCTGGTGGAAGGGTTGGCACACATGAACTGTGAGGAGCATCTGAGGGctttgggtttgtctagtttggagaaaaggacacTGAGGGACAACTTCATTGCTCCCTGCATTGCTCTCCTGAGGGGGAGAAGtgaagagggaggtgctgagctcttctctctaggATGAAGTGATGGGATATGTGGGAATGGTTCAGAGCTGTGCCAGGGGATGCTTAGACTTGACATgaagaagcatttctttactgagaggatgatgaaacactggaacaggcttcctatagaggtggttgatgccctaaACCTGGCAGTGCCTTAAAAATTTgaggcatttggacagtgccctGAACAACATGCTTTAGCTTCTGGTCAGCCCCAAACTGGCCAGCTAGTTGGACCAAATGATCTTTGTAGGTGAAAGCCTGGACTGGGTCTCTAGATAAGTGATGTTTCGAGCTAGCTTTTTGTTGTCAGATACAGAGCTTTCATGCAGTTACAGTGTGAAAGTCACCCTTGTGATGCAAGTGCTGGTAGGTCCCAGCTTGGTTCTATTGTAGATGGTGTCTCTTACTTCTGTTCATATGAGTGCCGATTAAATGGGATAATAAGTTCTCAGGTCAATTTCTAAAGTAAATTGGCTGCTAACAGCAGCACccagagaggtaaaaaaaaaaaaaaaaatagaagacatACATATAACAGTTACTTctgttttttaattttgcttttggtttttaatcCATTCACTTTCCATCCATAACAAAAGGATTTCATTTATATGTTTCTAGTTGAATCAACAGAAAAGGAATAGTCACCAGGCAGGGTTGCTTGTAGAAGTCTCCATACTTTCTTCATACTCCATGATGTGTAAACTGAACACACTCTTTATGTTTACTGGAACTTTAAATATTGGAAATGTATGTTTATTTTTAGTATCTATAgaaatgtttttaatataaattgcTTCAATATTGTCACACTTAGGATAGCAGAACTTTAAATTGATAGCAGGTTTCTGTATAATATGTGTAAGGGATTTGTCATAACGGTAGCTGTTGCCAGAAAAGTAAACatgtatttttgtgttttgttctagGGAATTCACTTTcctaacttaaaagaaaaatgtctatATCTAATATTGCAGCAAGAGTGGAAACTTGGCTTTCATCCACATGGCATGTTAAAGTTCCTTTGACATGGCTGGAAGCATGTATTAGTTGGATCCAGGAAGAAAACAGTGGTAGTAACTTAAGTCAAGCTCAAATCAACAAGCAGGTATTTGAGCAATGGCTTCTTACTGATCTAAGAGCTTTGGAATATCCTGTTTTGCCTGACTGCATATTAGATGATCCCAAAGGAGAGTTGTCAGGCTTTTACTCCATACAGATTGATTCCCTGTTTGATGTTAGCCAGCCAGCATATTCCCAGTTGCAGAAGCTAAGAGGGAAAAATACTGTAAATGAAGAAGTAACAGCCAGTACTCAGGGATTCCAGAAGTCCTTGGAAACAAATTCTGCTCGAATGCTGATGCTGCAACTAACAGATGGGATACATCAAATTCAGGGCATGGAATATCAACTGGTGCCTGTCCTCCACAGTAATCTTCCTCCCGGAACAAAAATCACTGTACAGGGTAATATTGCATATCGTCTTGGAGTCCTTCTGCTTAAACCAGAAAATGTGAAACTGTTAGGGGGTGAAGTGGATGCTCTTCTGGAGGAGTATTCTCAGGAAAGAGTCCTTGCTAGATTAATTGGAGAAACTGAAACCCCTAATTCTGTTGGACAAGCTGGTCACAACCAAATGGTTTCAGGGCCTGTGGGTGAGCTAGAACAAACTCCAGGCCCTTCAGATGAAGAGCTTTTAGCCAGTCTTGATGAAAATAATGAATTTACTTTAAACAGTGAAACACCTTTAGAAAGCGGATACTGCAGCAGAAGCAACAACGTTAGTACAACCTCAGGTTCACTCACTGCACACAATGGGAATGTTTTGCTACGGGAATCTGGGAGTCCCTTGCCTCATTCAGATGAACAAGTTTCGCCTCCCATGGAATATGTCGATGGCTTTTTAAATGACTTTCCTTTGGAAGATGACTTTCTTCTGGAAGAAGAGATGCAAAGAGAGCTGGAAGAAGTGCCGCCAGTTGTCGTAAACAGAAACATAGGTTTAAATACTGAGAGACTTCCACATAGATCTAGAAGCTCTGGCAATTCATCTTTAAGTGGCACTTGCGAAGAAGGTTATATAAGTGAAAGAGTTAAGCCTGTAGAAGCTACTAGCAAGCAAAAGACATTCATAAGAACAGTATTTGAAGGAGATGGAAGTAGTATGAGTAGCATTTCACAGCACAAGAGCTTACATCAGACCTGCAATTCTGCAGACTTTTCTTTGGAAAATCCTCTTGATGAGAGGCAGAATGATACAGAGCTAGATGAGAACAGATACAAATCCTCACATACTCTTGACAGCAGGCTGTTAAATGATGATCTTGTATTTTTCTCAAAAATGGATCCAGAAGCAGATCAGCAGAAGCATGATTCACAGACTTTTCCTTGCAGAGCAGTAGAGgcatgtttagattttggttCTCCACCTTTCACATATATTTCCATTGTTCTTGGAAAAAAACCGCAAACTGTTACAATTCTGAAAGTTAAGTGTTTTATTGTTACTCTTACTGGAAACCTCACAAGCAGCAATGGATCCTGGGGTATAAAGGCAAAAATTTCTGATGGTTCAGCTTATCTGGAAGTAGATTTTGCTGATGATATTCTAACAAGTTTGATTGGCTTTTCAGTGCCTGAAATGTATAGGCTGAAAAAGGATCCAGCTTTACATCTGAAACTTAAGGATGGTTTAGAGAAGTGTCAAAAACAGCTGATAGATCTCTGTTGTTTGATGACTATAGAATTTAATCCACTTCAGTCTAAAGCCACTGTATTAGTTCTTCAGGATGCTGATGCAAGGCATCTAGAACAATTGAAGAAACGTTTGAATAAATAACGAGTGCAAACTTGCAGACTATCTGTTAGGAAACTTTTAAATCAGATTCTTCTGAAGGACTGCTGAATATCAAATTTTAAAGTTAAGTGGTATGCCTTAGCTCTTATaaggaaaaataatggaaaagtgaGGAGTTGAATTGTTGGAGTAGAACTTAAAGTTTGTGTCTTATGGTGAATAGTATTGAAATATACTTTCAAATATGTCTGTCTTAATTTTAAATACTCATGTATCATTTTCATTCTGCAAAATGGTCTGTGTCTTTGGCTGGTGATCTGGAGTAGCAGAATCTGTCAGGAAATGGATAACAGCGAACAAAACATCTCATTATTATACTCTTCAAGGATAattatctgatttttaaaaagtagataTAGGAGATTGACAGTCTTTTCTTTGAGGAAAGTGGTTAagtaaatttaaacaaaaaattattGTTTAAATGCAGGCACTTCTGACTATGCCAACCTGAAAACCTGAATACATATTCAGTGTGTAAGAACCTGAAGTGTAGAGAAATTAAAGATTTTCTTCTAAGTGTTCAGGTGTGAGGAGGGAAGAAAACACAACCCTATATATAAAGGGGataaaaatatgtgtatttttttaaaaaaatcagtcaaccaaaaaaagagacaaatattttaaaatcttttattaacagaaaataattattataaCATGGAGACTATATTTATGTCATGCTAATGTTAATCATTGCTAGTAGTTTTGAATCCACAGACAACCTTATTCATTAACTCTTATGATTACTTGTCTAACCTTTTTACAGAGTAGTCAAATACTTGTGCTACAAACCTGTTGTATATTTAATGGTGGTCTTAATTTTGCtcgattattttttaatttctgctttcaaaatgtataaatatattaaagtttttatttaaattttgctgAAAGCTGTTtagtcactttaaaaaaatgtacacCTTGTTAAGTGTATAGAGTATCAGAAGTAGTTTGatcaggttttttttgttcttccttttccttcttcctattcttttggtctcccctccccacctctctttttttttttttttttcctttgaaatgagAAGAATTAAAATTCTGCCAGGGTAGGGGACCAATGACAGGAGGAGTTTACACAGTGTTGATAGTGTTTGCAAAGAATCTAAAATTTGTAGCCAGGAGAGGGGTTTTAAAATTGAATGGTCAGTACTTTTTTTCAGagacttttctttctctgaacAATGGCTGTTCTGCCCTGTCACCTGTTGAGAAGCATCCTTTGAAACTCCAGGTGACCTAAGGAAAACTAGAGGTAATGTGCCAAGTAAGGTAAAGATGGATGAAGGTGGAGAAGGGCGAATCTGGAGCTTTTTCAGGCTCAAGGCAcaagcttttttaggctttgTTTTGTACAGTTTAGAAATGCATAAATTCCTGtgtccttttccttcctctcttcacaCTCTGGAGAGAAACTGAACAAGCCACAACCCCACAAGTGATCCTTGTGTTTCTTTTCTGAGGCTGTTGGGAGTTGTACATCATTTATAACTGTAACAGCAGAGGCTTTTACCTTCGTGAAACCTATATTACTGCATCCTTAGTTACCGTTTCAAAAAAAAGTGCTTGTTAGTAGGAAACTGACCAAGGTTCATCTTATGTAATCTCTGTAAAAGGCAATACAACTGACTGTAaacctttagtgcagtttttatgGAAACATTTCCTTTACGATGAGTTATGGAAATTTCTTTTGAAGTTTTGTCCTTACCATGCAAAAGGGTGGGAGTTGTTAAAGCTCAAGCTAAATGAATAATCTACAGGTTTCATTCTACATGTGCAAAGCAAGAGGAACGTCATTCAAAGCACAGGATCAAATTAAGTGTCCTTGTTTCAACTGCAGTCACACCTGCCCCTCGTTCTGCATTTGGTGGAGGTTGAATCATCTCTGCTAAAAGCAGTTCCTGCGTCTTCTTTCCTGCTCCGCCCTCACCCCCCCCTCTTAAAGGCACTGTTATTTGTCCGATTTAcccttctccccctccccctgTTGTCTTCATTTTCAGGATATTCTTCCTGGAAGGCTACTCCCGTGCCTGCTCTCCAGTGCAAGCAAGAAGGTAAATCTCAGTACTGCTAGCTGTTTAAAGCCTGACTGCCCTGCAGATATTTCAGTGCAGTTTGCTGGTGTATTAAAATTCCAGATCTGTGTTTAAGCTTTTAGAATTAAGAAAAGTATTGCATAATTTTTCAGACAAGAAAAGGAATTAAATAAAGTGATTTTGAGAAAGCAAGCCTAGTAAAGACCAGTATGCCAAACAGAAAATGGCACGTGTGGCTGTGGGTAGCAGCCACTGGTTCATGTCTTATCCACTTTGTTGGGTCTCGGAACCCACTTCCCTGTTACCAGTCTTGACGCTTTTGTGCTGTGTGTATGTattgtgtgtgtacacacaatATGGTATGTATTATGTGTTTATATTGCCACAGTGTCCACATCCCAGTCCTTCAGGTAATCAGAGTCTGAACAAGCTGCAACCCCAACTGCTGGAGCAGTGATTTGCAGCAGGGGTATGGCCACTCTCCTGCTGGGGGGTGCCACAGAACAGCTGTACCAGATGCTGAAGGCAGTTGTCCTGGCAGCTGCTCTCACAAATTACGTGCAGCCTTCTAGCAGAAGGCAGTTACTGCCCTTTTTGTCATCTCCATACTGTTTTACAAGCTTGTTTCTCATTGATAACATCTCAGCTGTGAAGCAGACTTCTGTATTTGCAGGGTATCTGACTGCGTGGAGTTTCAGAAGCTGTACTCTTCAGGAATGTTTTCATATTGATAGGAAAAATGAACTGTTTTTTCAGTGCTGATCACAATGCAAATTTCCAGCTAATTAAGTTTCAAATATGAAACCT
The Patagioenas fasciata isolate bPatFas1 chromosome Z, bPatFas1.hap1, whole genome shotgun sequence DNA segment above includes these coding regions:
- the RMI1 gene encoding recQ-mediated genome instability protein 1, producing the protein MSISNIAARVETWLSSTWHVKVPLTWLEACISWIQEENSGSNLSQAQINKQVFEQWLLTDLRALEYPVLPDCILDDPKGELSGFYSIQIDSLFDVSQPAYSQLQKLRGKNTVNEEVTASTQGFQKSLETNSARMLMLQLTDGIHQIQGMEYQLVPVLHSNLPPGTKITVQGNIAYRLGVLLLKPENVKLLGGEVDALLEEYSQERVLARLIGETETPNSVGQAGHNQMVSGPVGELEQTPGPSDEELLASLDENNEFTLNSETPLESGYCSRSNNVSTTSGSLTAHNGNVLLRESGSPLPHSDEQVSPPMEYVDGFLNDFPLEDDFLLEEEMQRELEEVPPVVVNRNIGLNTERLPHRSRSSGNSSLSGTCEEGYISERVKPVEATSKQKTFIRTVFEGDGSSMSSISQHKSLHQTCNSADFSLENPLDERQNDTELDENRYKSSHTLDSRLLNDDLVFFSKMDPEADQQKHDSQTFPCRAVEACLDFGSPPFTYISIVLGKKPQTVTILKVKCFIVTLTGNLTSSNGSWGIKAKISDGSAYLEVDFADDILTSLIGFSVPEMYRLKKDPALHLKLKDGLEKCQKQLIDLCCLMTIEFNPLQSKATVLVLQDADARHLEQLKKRLNK